From the genome of Nicotiana sylvestris chromosome 2, ASM39365v2, whole genome shotgun sequence, one region includes:
- the LOC138886510 gene encoding uncharacterized mitochondrial protein AtMg00820-like: MGTDTSNSRMVSLVDYFEFLQYKAGKQTSSEIASVVQTGNSVTCVSQSSSSESWVIDSGASDHISGDALSHPGWRQTMINEMSVLHASGTWELVPLPTGKSTVGCRWVYAVKVFPDGQVDRLKARLVAKGYTQIFGFDYSDTFSPMAKVASVCLFLSMAAVVIGLFIS; the protein is encoded by the exons ATGGGAACCGATACTTCGAATAGTCGGATGGTTTCTTTAGTAGATTATTTTGAGTTTCTTCAGTACAAAGCAGGTAAGCAGACATCTTCTGAGATAGCTTCCGTTGTTCAAACAGGTAATAGCGTGACTTGTGTCTCTCAATCTTCATCCTCTGAGTCTTGGGTCATTGATTCAGGTGCATCGGATCATATTTCTg gtgatgCACTATCTCATCCTGGATGGCGACAGACTATGATTAACGAGATGTCTGTTTTACATGCGAGTGGcacttgggagcttgttcctcttcctacAGGTAAGTCTactgttggttgtcgttgggtttatgcagtcaaagtCTTCCCGGATGGCCAGGTTGATCGGcttaaggctcgtcttgttgcAAAAGGATATACTCAGATTTTTGGGTTTGATTATAGTGATACTTTCTCTCCCATGGCTAAAGTAGCATCTGTTTGTCTTTTTTTGTCCATGGCTGCTGTAGTCATTGGCCTCTTTATCAGTTAG
- the LOC104243972 gene encoding ubiquitin-conjugating enzyme E2 10-like, whose amino-acid sequence MASRRILKELRDLQRDPPTSCSAGPVAQDMFHWQATIIGPNDSPYAGGVFQVTIHFPPDYPFKPPKVAFRTRVFHPNINNNGNICLDILKDQWSPALTISKVLLSICSLLTDPNPDDPLVPEIAHMCKTDRNKYESMARSWTQKYAMN is encoded by the exons ATGGCATCCAGGAGAATTCTCAAGGAGCTAAGGGACTTGCAAAGAGACCCTCCCACTTCATGCAGTGCAG GTCCAGTAGCTCAGGATATGTTCCATTGGCAAGCAACTATAATTGGTCCAAATGATAGCCCTTATGCTGGTGGTGTTTTTCAAGTCACCATCCATTTCCCCCCTGATTACCCTTTCAAACCTCCCAAG GTGGCTTTTAGGACAAGAGTTTTCCATCCAAATATAAACAATAATGGAAATATTTGTTTGGACATTCTTAAGGATCAGTGGAGTCCTGCCCTCACCATATCCAAG GTTTTGCTCTCCATATGTTCACTGCTAACAGATCCAAATCCAGATGATCCATTGGTTCCAGAGATTGCTCATATGTGCAAGACTGATAGGAACAAGTATGAATCAATGGCTCGTAGTTGGACTCAAAAGTATGCTATGAACTGA
- the LOC104243970 gene encoding rac-like GTP-binding protein RHO1, with product MSASRFIKCVTVGDGAVGKTCLLISYTSNTFPTDYVPTVFDNFSANVVVNGSTVNLGLWDTAGQEDYNRLRPLSYRGADVFILAFSLISKASYENVSKKWIPELKHYAPGVPIVLVGTKLDLRDDKQFFIDHPGAVPITTAQGEELRKTIGAPAYIECSSKTQQNVKAVFDAAIKVVLQPPKQKKKKGKAQKACSIL from the exons ATGAGTGCTTCGAGGTTTATAAAATGTGTGACGGTAGGTGATGGTGCCGTTGGAAAAACGTGTCTCTTGATTTCTTACACCAGCAACACCTTTCCCACG GATTATGTGCCTACTGTGTTCGATAATTTCAGTGCAAATGTGGTCGTCAATGGGAGTACTGTCAATCTAGGGTTGTGGGATACAGCTG GACAAGAGGATTACAATAGGTTAAGACCTCTGAGTTACCGTGGAGCTGATGTTTTCATCTTGGCATTCTCTCTCATTAGTAAAGCCAGCTATGAAAATGTTTCCAAGAAG tGGATTCCTGAGTTGAAGCATTATGCCCCCGGTGTTCCAATAGTGCTTGTTGGAACAAAACTTG ATCTTCGAGATGATAAGCAGTTCTTCATAGACCATCCTGGTGCTGTGCCAATTACTACTGCTCAG GGTGAGGAGCTGAGGAAAACGATTGGAGCACCTGCTTACATTGAatgtagttcaaaaacacaacaG AATGTGAAAGCAGTCTTTGATGCTGCTATTAAGGTCGTGCTCCAGCCACCCAAGCAGAAGAAAAAGAAGGGGAAGGCCCAAAAGGCATGTTCGATTTTGTGA
- the LOC104236824 gene encoding 3-dehydroquinate synthase, chloroplastic — protein sequence MASSFCPKQALSFTSSAHQLHQSRAIPRDIHVRFPSSGSLPSSSRCGVKSSAARFKVLATSATKVMDQSPSKASSEAPTVVEVDLGNRSYPIYIGSGLLDQPDLLQRHIHGKRVLVVTNTTVAPLYLDKTISALTDGNPNVTVESVILPDGEQFKNMDTLMKVFDKAIESRLDRRCTFVALGGGVIGDMCGYAAASYLRGVNFIQIPTTVMAQVDSSVGGKTGINHPLGKNMIGAFYQPQCVLVDTDTLDTLPDRELASGLAEVIKYGLIRDAEFFEWQEQNMPLLLARDPTAFTYAIKRSCENKAEVVSLDEKESGLRATLNLGHTFGHAVETGFGYGQWLHGEAVAAGTVMAVDMSRRLGWIDDSLVQRVHNILQQAKLPTAPPETMTVEMFKSIMAVDKKVADGKLRLILLKGPLGNCVFTGDYDQKALDETLRAFSKS from the exons ATGGCGTCGTCTTTCTGCCCAAAACAGGCTTTATCTTTCACCAGTTCAGCCCACCAACTTCACCAATCCAGAGCAATTCCACGTGACATCCACGTGCGTTTCCCTTCTTCTGGCTCTTTACCTTCTTCTTCCAGGTGTGGGGTGAAGTCGAGTGCCGCACGATTTAAGGTGCTGGCAACTTCTGCGACGAAAGTGATGGATCAGTCGCCGAGTAAAGCGAGTTCTGAGGCTCCTACAGTTGTTGAAGTGGATCTGGGTAATCGGAGCTACCCGATTTATATTGGGTCTGGACTTCTTGATCAACCTGACCTCCTTCAAAG ACATATTCATGGGAAGAGAGTCCTTGTAGTGACTAACACTACAGTTGCCCCTCTATATCTTGATAAAACAATAAGTGCTTTGACAGACGGAAACCCTAATGTTACTGTAGAAAGTGTCATTTTGCCAGATGGTGAGCAATTTAAAAACATG GATACTCTTATGAAAGTCTTTGATAAGGCCATCGAATCAAGGCTGGACCGTCGTTGTACATTCGTCGCCCTCGGTGGTGGAGTCATAGGTGACATGTGTGGATATGCTGCCGCTTCCTACCTCCGTGGAGTTAATTTTATTCAGATTCCTACGACTGTTATGGCACAG GTAGATTCTTCAGTTGGAGGCAAAACTGGAATAAACCATCCGCTTGGTAAAAATATGATTGGAGCATTCTACCAACCACAGTGTGTGCTTGTAGACACGGACACCCTGGATACATTACCAGATAGAGAATTAGCATCCGGCCTCGCAGAGGTGATAAAATATGGACTCATTAGAGACGCTGAGTTCTTTGAGTGGCAAGAGCAGAATATGCCATTATTATTAGCAAG GGACCCTACTGCATTTACCTATGCTATCAAGCGTTCCTGTGAAAACAAAGCAGAGGTTGTTTCTTTAGATGAGAAGGAAAGCGGACTGAGGGCAACTTTGAACTTGGGTCATACCTTTGGTCAT GCAGTTGAGACTGGCTTTGGCTATGGGCAGTGGCTTCACGGAGAAGCAGTTGCTGCTGGCACG GTCATGGCTGTTGACATGTCACGCCGCCTTGGTTGGATTGATGATTCACTGGTACAGCGAGTGCACAATATCTTACAACAGGCAAAGCTGCCGACTGCACCTCCAGAAACTATGACTGTAGAGATGTTCAAGTCTATCATGGCT GTTGATAAAAAAGTGGCAGATGGGAAGCTAAGACTCATCCTTCTAAAAGGTCCGCTAGGTAACTGTGTCTTTACCGGTGATTATGACCAGAAGGCCCTCGATGAAACACTGCGTGCATTTTCCAAATCTTAA